AAAAAAAATCAGACATTAAATTATAATTTAAAAAATTAAATGAGGTGAATTTTATGAAAATGCCTGTTATATTTATAGGACATGGAAGTCCTATGAACGCATTGAAAAACTCAAAAGCTTCTTTAGCTTGGAGAGAACTTGGTAAAAAATTAGAAAAACCTAAGGCTATTTTAGCAATTTCTGCGCATTGGTATACCAATGAAACTTATATCCAAAGTTCAGATAAACCAACTCAAATATATGATATGTATGGTTTTCCTGATGAACTTTATAAAATAAAATATAATGTCAATGGAAATAAAAATCTGACTAAAAGAATTTTAGAATTGCTTGATGAAAATGTCAGCATTGATAATGGGTGGGGAATAGATCATGGAATGTGGTCAGCATTGGTTCACATGTATCCTAATACTGATATTCCTATAGTTCAATTAAGTATAGATAGAACTAAAAATTCAGAAATGCACTATTTTTTAGGAAAAAAATTAAATCAATTAAGAGAAGAAGGATTCCTTATTTTAGCTAGTGGAAATATAGTTCATAATTTAAGAGAATTAGATCCAAATAATGAACTAAGACAAGAAACTAGAGAATTTGATGAGTGGATTAAGGAAAGTATTTTAAAAAATAATATAGACAATCCAATAAACTATTATAAACATACTTTATCAAAATTCGCAGTACCAACTGCTGAACATTATATACCTTTAATTTATGCTATTGGAGCAGCAGATAAATCAGATAAAATAGAGATTTTCAATAATTATTATGAATTAGGGTCTATTTCTATGACTAGTTATATATTTAATCCCAATAGCAAAAATTATTTATAACTAAATAATTTTTCAATATTTTCCATAAATTTATTAACTATATAAAATAAATTTCCACAAAATAAATTATTTAATTATAGATATAATTCAAAAAAATTACAAAATAGTTTAAGTCTCCTAAAATTTAAAAAACATGGATTTTAGTGATATTATAACATCATCTAACTATATATAGTCTGTTTTTCAATTGTTATCACAATCTTTATAAATAAAAAATAATAAAATATCAATATAGTATAAATAAACACTTCAAGTGTTTTCTTTACAAAAATATATTGACTTTTTGAATAATGTGTTTTATAATACAATTATATAACATCAATGTATAAGTATTTCGCATGAAAGTATATATGAAATATCATATATACTTTCATGCGTTTAATCAAAAAAATAATACATCTGAATAACTTAGCAAAATATAATGAAATAATTAAACTTTGCAATTTACTAATTTGTAAAGAATTAGAGATGGAATTCATTACAATTGCAAATGAAACTAATGTTTTTATTTTTTAAAAATATGTTTTTAAAGAAATTGGTTTAATGTCTTTAAAAGAGAGTATAAAATTTTATACCCTCTTTTTTATTGTGATTTTATTACTTTATTTATATGTTTTTAAAAAAACAAAGCATTATAATTATATATTGAATATTAAAAAAGTATATATTTGACACAAAGATTGCGTGTTATAAAATTTAATTTTATTAAAAAGGAGGCAACTACTATGAAAAAAATAAATTTGTTAAAAATTATTATATTTTTAATTTCTACTAGTCTAACTATAGCCAGTGAGCCAATTAGTTCAGGTAAAGGAGAATTAGATATTGATGGAGGAACATCTGTAATTGTGGAAAGTAATGATACAAAAACTATTATTGGAGTAGATGCTGGCAGATCAACTGATAAATATATTGTCACTCCCAAAAATGACAAAACAGGAATTGATATAGATATTAAAACTGGAGGCTCAGCTCAAGGAATTAGAAGCAGTTCTCTATCAACAGTTGATTTAGGCAAGGGAACCACTATTTCATTAGAGAGTGGAAGTGGAGTTCTCACTGGTATTAGTTCTTCTAGAGGAAATGTATTTGGTAAAAATATCGAAATAAATGTTCAAAATAAAGGTACAGGCACAGCTAGAGGATTGGATATACAAAATGGTGGAACAATTAATCTGTCTGGAGATTTAAATACTATTAATATAACTGGAAAGGGAAATGGAATATTTATAATGGGGCAGCCAAATTCATCAAAATCAATTTTAAATGCAGAAAATTTGAATATAAATGCAGAAACTGGTGGGCTAAGTGGATATGGTATTGATTCTCAAACAAACAGTGAAGTAAATTTAACTGGAATAACAATTATTAATTCACAAGGTGGAGGAATAGAAGCGAAAGGAAATAGTTATTTTCCTGATATGGGT
This genomic stretch from Fusobacterium sp. harbors:
- the ygiD gene encoding 4,5-DOPA dioxygenase extradiol, which translates into the protein MKMPVIFIGHGSPMNALKNSKASLAWRELGKKLEKPKAILAISAHWYTNETYIQSSDKPTQIYDMYGFPDELYKIKYNVNGNKNLTKRILELLDENVSIDNGWGIDHGMWSALVHMYPNTDIPIVQLSIDRTKNSEMHYFLGKKLNQLREEGFLILASGNIVHNLRELDPNNELRQETREFDEWIKESILKNNIDNPINYYKHTLSKFAVPTAEHYIPLIYAIGAADKSDKIEIFNNYYELGSISMTSYIFNPNSKNYL